AACAATTACATGAAATAACTATCGAataacaaaatcaaatcaacaaGCACTAACAAACACACACTAATCAAATCAACCAGCTCAATTAACATCAAAACTCAATTAAATTCACCAACGATAAAATTAAAAAGCCTAAAAATCACAATTATATAATTTCTCACCATTTACACATCAATCAAACAATCACAAATCTCAAATTGACTACTAAAACTCACCAAAACAAACACGAATTGAACAATACATACAAATCGAGAGAAGAAAACGAACCGAATCATCAGGATTGACTTGAATTTCGAATTGACTTCCTTTCAATGTCTTCACGAAAACCTTCATCTTTCACTGTATGTATATTTGTGTGTATATGTTCGATctagtgagagagagagagagaagtgaGAATCGCAGAGGCTTGCGTTTGGCTTGGTTTTGTACCGAGACTTGCCCTTTCTCGCAAGGCAGCGTTTGTGAGTTTGGTACACGCGAGCTGTGGCGCGTGAGATCCACGATGTGTGAGGGAGTGTTGCGTGGGAGGAAACTTTGGGGAGATGGGGAGGATAAAGATTGGAATATGCTAGATTTTTGTATTTTGTATAATAAAATGTGtatatttgttaaataattattgCATTTTTTAAGAGAGAAATTACtagataaaaaaattattattataatttcaGCTCGTATGTTATATTTTACTAGATTGATTAATGGGATGGTTGTTATAAAGAAATAGAAAGAAGTTATTTCTAActcgtatttttatgttttacGTAATAAATTATTCGATGGGAGTTCTGGATTTCGGTGGGATAAATTAACTCGATCTCGGTtttcaaattaaattaaaaatttgtAATACAATTTTCGGAATAAAAACATTCCGTGCCCCAAAAATATTTGTAGATTCGTTGTATTTTGCATTTAACTAAGTAAATTACTGCGAGATTTTGCCAAAACAAATAGTAAGTTTGGTAATTTTCATTTCACACGTTTTCCATGTAAGAATTCAAGATGATCGTTTCCTTTTTAGTGTTTGTGGATGCGTTCTTTGCGTTTGGTAATCTTGGACTTGGTTGGTGTAAAATTCATGACTATTCAAATGGGTTCATTTATTGGGCTAACCGCGGGATTTAAGTTTGATAACAGACAATGGCCCAAAATTAGGAACTCGAGCCCTTATTTGTGGGTAATGGAACTGAAGTAACAAAACTAGCCCACTATGTAGAATTTAAGATTAGCCCAATGGGCGCAAATTGTACAAAGTGACTTTGACTTCCATATTATTTTCTCCGATCTTCACATAGAAAATACTCCTTAATTTTCTATAGTTATAAGCTTCACAAATTCGTGGTCTCGTCCCAAAACGAACAAAATCATATTAATATAGAATTAAATATTGCTTGTAACATAATAAATGGCATCAGAGTCATGTTATAACGGTTCAAAAATCTCAAACGGGGTTTAAAATTTGAGCCTAAAAATCGCGGATAGGGGCTATGAATAGATGAATTTAAAAGAAAGTGACAGGTATGAACGACACAGAGGGATGAATGTGTGTGATAATCCCAAATCGCCCCGGGGCCTTCTCCTTGCCGAGCACGGACTCAAACTCCGTTTGCACAGAAATGGTGGTAGCGAGTGGTGTAGTTGTAGGGTGAgaacctacaaaacagaaccggaggggggtggcgtcTCCGCGGCACCTCTGGCGTGAGAATGAGAAAGGGTTCTAAGGAGAAAAGGGGGCAAAACGGGAATTATGCGAGTATATTTATGGTATGTGCGTGTGTGTATGTAAGTATATGTGAGGGAGAGAGTGTCTAACCTGTAACCTTCCTTATGTCCTGccttttataggcctcctacTAGGGTTGCAGCTATGCCAAAAATTACCTCCCTACCTTTAAACTATTTCACCATATTTTTAGGGTCAAGAGGTCCACCTCTCGACCCATATACGAGTTCTTGTTTAGGATCGAGGACTGCGGATATCCTTCCGATAAGATGGTCCTCCCGGTTAGCATGTTAACATCGCTTAAGGGATGGCACCGGGAGTTCATTTTTATTTGGGGTGGGGATCTGGAGTTCATGCCACTCCATAAACTCGAAATTAAAACAGATAGATTTCCGGTCCAGCGGCTCGGGCAAGCAGCTCTCGCGATGGTTTATGCCTTCTATGGGGCATTCGGGACGCAATGGACCCGAGACACTTTTAATAGCAATGAAAGTATGCATGTTGTCGGCTGTAAGTCTTTTGCCTTAGCTTTATTTTGTTATTTAACTTTTATTGGTTGATTGTATCCGGGACTGATGTTTTGCTGTTCTTCTTTTAAGGTATTCCGAAGCTAATTCCCTATCCCCCAAACATGTCTGCTCAGCTTAAGGATTTGTCGGCCAAGCTGCGAAGGATTGGGGGAATAACGAGCTTGGATTCTGGGAAGAAGAAGGTTGGTGAATGTGAAGACGCAGCCCGGAAGGCGGTGCCATCTCGTCCAGGGAGGACAATGATCGTGATCAACGAACCCCGGGCCGAGGCTGTGCAGCAAGGGGACGTGACAAGGGTCCCAGCACCCCGGAAAAGGAAGAGTGCTCCTTCGGGTTCCAGGGAAAAAGGTGGGGATGGGTCTGAGGGCCCTGTTTCGAAGAAGGCTGCTGTTGTCCTGGCCCCGGATACCCCGGAAACTTTGAAGGCCCTGTTGGCTAGCTTCACCCCGGAGACTCGCCGGAGGGAGCTATTTGAGAACTACGCTAGCACGGCGGAGAGGAAGAAATACAGAAAGGAGCCTCTCGACGACTTCCTGGTCGGGCTTCAGGAGGACATTACTGCTGTAAGCCCTTTTCTTATACCCTTTTGATATTCGATTTCGTACTTGCctcatttttattttcttgtaTTCGTATCATCTAATCGTGATATATAATGATTTCAGGCTAACTCCCGGGTTGCTGGATTGGTTTGCATAATCCGGAGCCTACATGCGAAGGCTGATGCTGCCGAGGTCTACAAGACTGAATATGAGAGGCTGTCCCGGGAGATACATGAGTTGAAGGAGGCAAGTGCCAAGGAGGCTGCTGCTCATAAGAAACTTCTTGACGAGATCCGGGAGAGGCAGGACCGGGCCGAGACTTCAGTCTGGGAGATGAGGGCGGAAAACAAGAAGCTGAAGGATGATCTTGCCGCCCGGCTCACTCCCGAAGAGGTTTTGGCTGGGTTCCGGGGGACTCCCGCGTACTTCGAAGAGCTGAATGACAAAGCGCTGGAGAAGATCCAGATTTGCTGGAATATTGCTTCGAAGTACCTCGGCGAAGAGCCTCGGGGTACGATCGACATCTTCCTGGAGAGGTATATTGAAGAGGAGACCCGGTTGGAGCAGGAGAAGGAAGCCATCCGGGCAATGGAGTCTGGTGCCGGAACGTCTAGCAACATCCCTCATTCTCCCGGATCGCCACTCGCCCAGCAGCCTCCAGTTCCAGAAGGTGATCCTGAGCAGCCTCCCTCTCCTCCTGCCGAGCCTGCAGCAGAAGCTTGAAGACTTTGCCATTTGTTGGCATGTAATTTCTGTTTCTTTGTTTTTAGTATTGTCTGAACTCAGCCTTTTGGCTAATTTCTCTTTTCTGTAATCTGGATGACTTTGATTTTCCCCCCCGTGGTGTGTTTCCCCGGGGTTGTTTAATATGATTGTGCTTTTGTTTCTTTCCTTTGTTATTGACTTGTATATGTCAGGAAGTTTTCGAAGTAGACATGAGCTGTGTTTTTGCAGACCCCGGGGTGGGGTGAAAATATTTAACTTGTAGAAACTTTATAAGTACGCATGGGTTGAGTTTTTATAGGACCCCGGGCAGGGGTAAATTTCCATTTGATAGAAATTTTCatacacatgggctgtgtttttgcAGACCCCACGGTggggtaaaaatatttaacttgtAGAAACTTTATAAGTACTCATGGGTTGAGTTTTTATAGGACCCCGGGCAGGGGTAAATTTTCATTTGATAGAAATTTTCATACACGTGGGTTGTGTTTTTGCAGACCACGGGGTGGGGTAAAAACATTTAACTTGTAGAAACTTTggggtaaaaatatttaacttgtAGAAACTTTATAAGTACTCATGGGTTGAGTTTTTATAGGACCCCGGGCAGGGGTAAATTTCCATTTGATAGAAATTTTTATACACATGGGTTGTGTTTTTATAGACCCCGGAGTGGGGTAAAAATAGTTAACTTGTAGAAACTTTATAAGTACTCATGGGTTGAGTTTTTATAGGACCCCGGGCAGAGGTAAATTTTCATTTGATAGAAATTTTCATACACATGGGTTGTGTTTTTGCAGACCCCGGGGTggggtaaaaatatttaacttgtAGAAACTTTATAAGTACTCATGGGTTGAGTTTTTAAATCTGATGGTAAATAAATAAGCCGCGTAATGAAATTGATTCAAGTTATGGAACGCTTAAAGTAGAGTTTTTCATTTATATTGAAAGCAAAAATTACATTCTGGGGTGAATGAGAATAGCGTTTACATAAAAATATCATAGTATAAATGTAGAGGTGTTCCCAGAATGTGCACCTTTCTCTtactggtagaatttccttagtCGGGTTCCGTGTCAGATGTTGGGGACCTCGGTCCCGCTGAGGTAGTTCAGCTTGTAAGTTCCCGAACGGAGCACTTCCTTGACTATGTAGGGGCCTTCCCAGTTCGGCTGCAGTTTCCCTTGGTTAGTTGGGTCCGAGGCCTCGGTGTCCCGGAGTACTAGATCTCACACCACATATTCTCTTATCTTGGCCCTCTTCGCAAAGTAAAGCTTTGTTTTTTCCTTGTAGCTTTCCATTTTTTCTACGGCCCGGTCTCTTACTTCATCCAAGAGTTTGAGGTTGGTTCTGAGGCCTTCTATGTTGGAGACCTCGTCAAAGTTGACCACTCTATGAGAAGGGGATTCGGTTTCCACCGGTAGTCGGGCCTCGGTACCATAGGCAAGCTTAAATAGAGTCTCACCGGTTCCAATCCGGGAGGTGGTTCTGTATGACCATAAAACCTTCGGGAGTTCATCTGGCCAGTTCTTTTTAGAGTCTTCCAGTCTCTTTTCCAAACCTCGGAGTATGGTCCTGTTTGTGACCTCGACTTGTCCGTTTCCTTGTGGATGGGCCACGGATGCTTTCTTGTGCCTTATCCCGAGCTCCTTGAGATAGGCTCCAAAATTCAAACCCACGAACTGCGGCCCGTTGTCCGAGATTAAAACCATCGGTAGTCCGAACCTCATCACAATTGAATCTACGAATTTGATGCGGTCTTGCTGATTGATGGTCCTCATAGCCTTGGCTTCTGCCCACTTAGTCATATAATCGATCGCCACCAGCACATAACGAAGATCTCCTTTTGCCCGAGGGAAAGGACCCATGATGTCAATTCCCTAGACAGCGAATGGGATCGGGGAGAGAACGGACCCGGGGAGGCTTGAACCTTGCTTCGGCACATTGCTGAACTTTTGGCACTTGCTGCATTTCTTCACATAGGCACTTGCTGCATTTCTTCACATAGGCCACTGAATCAGTTTGGATGGTGGGCCAATAGTAgccttgtctgatgactttgtaGGCTAGAGCTTTAGCGGCTAAATGATCTCCGCAGATTCCCTCGTGCACCTCCCGGAGACAATAATCTGCTTCGTCCGGATCAACGCATTTTAAAGTCGGGGCAGAAAAAGTTCGCCGGTATAGCTAATTATCTTTCAGAAAGAAGCGGGCAGCCTTATATTTGAGGTATAGCGCTGTATTCTGGTCTTCCGGAAGGGTCTCGTCCTTAAGATAAGCTATGTAAGGCGTCATCCAGTTGTCCGGGCTAGTAACACATAATACCTCGGGTCGATCGGTGTTGGGTACTCCGAGCTCCTCAAAGTAAACCGAGCTGCTCAAATCTGAAGTATTCTGGACGAGCTTTGACAGCTCGTCTTCCTTCGCGTTTTCTTCTCTGTTTATCTGCAAGATGGTTGGGTCCGGGATGGTTTTCAGGATTGCCCTCACCAGTAAAATTGGCGTTTCGATAAACTTGAGTAGTTCTCGATATACTTCCTGACATTTCTTGATATGTGACTTTCTAAcatttgacttaaaatattttttaatctataatattatttttcaacaTTTCTTGATATTATTTTTTAATCTAGTTTTTTTCAACATTCTTACATATTTAAAGAATACTATTATAGATTACAAAAAAGTTACACGTCAACAAAATCTTGCCATTATCAATATGACTTAGTTTTGAAATATCTTGCACAACAGAAATATAGACACGTCTTCCGGTATGTGCAAATAAACACATGATAATTACTTTAATATATTTTGTCAATGAAAATGTGTGATATTTTCAAAATTGTCTCTGACAACTACAGAAGACAAATAATAATTGAGACCCCAGTTGCATATAAGTTGTGCCACAATATGAAATTGAACTGTGtgtatttcaattattttttgaAAAAAGTCACGAGACCATCTccaatataattttaaaaacatatttttatattatttaagtataAAAATTTAATCAAGTATAACTCTAAAAGTTATACCATTTGTACGTGACACAAAAAATGTACCGAATTTGATGTTGCACCAAAATTCATAAAATTTTTCAAAATTACGATACTATGCTTATATTATTTAACGAAAACAAATCATTCCGTTTCTActaaaaaagaagaagaatattcttttaaattaaaaagaTACCATTTTAATGTGAAGTTAGATGGAAATGAGTCAGAGATAATCAAAATTTTAGTTTGATTTTAACATCAATTTAGGGTGAAAGTTACATTAAATTTGTGCAAGAGATTGAAGATGTTCTGAGAAACACATAATGCTATTCATTGGCCACACAgtacaaaaatattaaaaaagggTCACATAATTGGCCAAATAAATCTCAAAAATATCAATAATTTAATAATTTCAAGTTCGATTCACATTTTTAGTTTAACTCGTTAGGCATCAAAATGGCAGGGGAACAAGATCTGAAGTGGGGTACAAGATCTGAAGTGGCAAAGAAACCTTATTAATCAACCATAATGACAGGAATTTTAGGCGATCCTAAAATGAAtctcaaatttatttttgaattatatttgACATATTTTTTGATTTATTACACAAGGATCCAGTTTATTCATAAGAAAATGACTAATAGCTAGAAAATGACTAATGGTTACTTCATACTTGCCACCTGATTGGTTGAGAACCGTTTCATAATCGATTTTGGGAGCTCGGAATTTCGAATTTCATAATTTTGACAGTTTTTTATAATTTTGATAATTCTTCATAATTTATTCTTTACTTTATATTTTCGGACACTTTTATTATTTTCTACAAATTATCTCTATCGAATCAATACCGTAACAAATATATAGCTTTCGAGAAAAAAGGGAAAAAGAAATTGAATAAACAAACTTTACAATGTTCCAGACTTTCAGCCCATTTCATTATATGTCAGATTTCTAAATTGCGGGTAATATTTCGGATGATCCGAACCCGATATCCGAATAATCAAACAACGAATCAACCGCTACAAACTCGCTACCGTTACTATTACTATCATATCCAAAAACGTCGTCGTTGAACTCAAAACCAAACGAGTCATCAAATCTCCACAACTCACTGAGTCCGACTGACTCGGAGGGAACTCGGTACAACTCAGTCTCCGCTAACTTTTCTTCAGACGGTGGAATACCAAGTTCATCATCGGAGGCTCCGAGAAGATAACCCAGATCCGGCGAAGACTCGCCGGATTTCGACTCGTTCGCCGGAATGGAGCCGGAAATCTCCTTTTCAAAGATCTTCATGAACGAGTCGAGGTCTTCACTCGTCGTGCATATATCCGAGTCGTCGAGCTCGTCTAAGAAATCTTCTCTGAATCTCTTTAACTCGGACTGAGTCGACTCGGTGGCTTCAGAGTCATCGCGAACTCGTTTCTTGCAACTCACTGAGTCCATgtgtatattttattttaagtGTAAATAAAAATTGTATAGATATAGAGAGAGAAGTAGTGATGTGGTGAGAAGAGAATAGAAATGAGGAAAGCTTATATAGTGATAAAATTGGCGCGTGCATGTTGTGGCGCGTGGGAGGTAGTAGTTTGTTTTAAGCGTATTGTTGGTGTCTGCTTTTTTGGTGTGTGGATGTGATGTTGCCGTTGGTTTTATTTTTAATTAGTTGATTTTAATTCGTGGTTTTATAAGTCCGGTCAAAATTAACAAGGAGGATTACATAGTCAATTACGCCTCGAGATTTGTTATTTTTCTTGTTTGATGGATCTAGCCCTTGGTACTTGTTTTTATCAGAAtaagtttgaatattaatttCATTTTAACCGAACCTTAACCTTGCTCCCCATCTTTAAAAACGAAGAAAAAGAAGCGAAAGGTTCTGTAATTTCATTtgcatttataattatattttagaatttttaaaagtTGCAGAAGTAATCgataataaatataaatttaacaattttttataataaaatggTATTAAATTACTTTACATTATTGTCATTTTCTTCACTCTTTTTGAAAAACTCGGGAACAAGACTTTACTCCTCCCGAATTTTAAAAAGAGAAAACAATTGTAAGATAAGTAAAATACTTCCATTTCCTCTCGTGATTCTGCTTCCGGGTTTTTAAAAGAAACAAAAGCACATGATAATGAAAAAAAAATTTGAGAGATTTTCACTCCAAAATCAAATGCAAGTACTTTACTTTCTAAATACTTATTTCTTTCCCTTAAAAAAACTCAGGATTAAGGCCTTCAACTCAttaccaaaattttatttgaaCCATCCACCAAATTCTATATGTATATCGAATTGTTAATATACAAAGTAGTGCCAAAAATCATTCCAAAATTTGCATacttacttatatttattttcatgcggttgaatttttaatttaacttttaaaattatgaatttgATGTGCACtaatataaaaaaattcaatTGTGGTCTTTAGATAATCTTTTCCCTAcataaatttgttttaaaatttaatttaatatcataTTAAATAGCAATTCGATTTCAAATGTATTTACAATGAAAAATAGttttaattttcttatttaatcaTGTTCTactatataaaataaaaaatttaaaaatagaaAATGTATGTACATTATATTTATtcataatattttaattaatagaaatttaaattattattattaatgtTAAATACAATTTTCGGGAATCGGGGTCGTGAAACATGGCGAGGATATCCCAGTCCCAACTCCGCCCCGATCCCTAAtgattatttttgtattttttccCGTTATTCGTTCCGAACCAAAAAAAATTCTCAAACGGAACGGGAAACGTGACGAAAATCGTATCGAGCAGAGGCAGGATGGATGAAATGTTCATCCTCAATTAATATATTACACGTGTTATTTGAGATCCTTTTGAATAACTAATGAATTTAGACTTATTCTAACTAATATAGGATTGGTTTCCATTGAGAACACCTTAATTGGAGATTACTgaagaataattttttttttatattttttttctcttaTTCAAAATGTATGTGTTATGTTAATGAAAATAAAAATGTGTCtatagaaaaaaatatttaagaaaTTGTTTACATAACATATACATATATGTTATGCACAAATTACATAACATATTATAGTTTATGTTTAGTGTTCTATAATAATTAtgataatatttattaaaattttgacGTGTTATGGAAAACTAAAATATATTTATGAGAATTTTTTATGCAATTCTAGAAAAAATAGTgaaaatatttttacaaaacatataaaatataattacagAATATATTAATTCTCCGGGAACTGGTTCTCATTTGAGTCTAACACTTCTAatatatctatctatctatattatactattataagcagaacACCATCTATTTGCTAGTGAGTTACTCAGTACATTTGTTTGGTACGACAAATAACAAACGTGAGATCTAAAGTCAGAAAGATTAGAACTGTtggatgcaataataaaatattattatatcaatatttaaactgctctcatggattcagggttcgaaccccgtcaacaacttattatatttaaacttttatattatttattttaacaatttttaCAGGTTCAGGGTTCGGGTCATgtgaacaacatattatataatattatttattttcagttaaatctcaaattattataaaatatatattgttataacttattctattctttaatttatttttcgactattaaaaattatattataaaatatattattaaaaattatcgaatattaaaaataattcgtGCACCGCACTGATTATAATTTAAGATATTATTTGTTTGTGAGGTAAGAGATAGAACAACGATAATGGTAGCAACTAAAATCACGTGAATCAACACCGATGCCGGCAGATATGATGCGTACGGGCGGGCGTGGAGTAACAGATGATGGGTCACGCATGGTACAATTATAGAGTGGGACACACGTCTCGTTTTATTGTCCGTCATGAACATTTTGATTATATAAAGTAGTTCGGTCTATGGAGCGAAAATTTGATTAGATCCAAATCATTTTAACGGATATAAATCGATCTATTAAAAATTCAATCCGCGATTTGATAAGCAAAATTTGATTATAAATGAAATGAATATATATTTAGGCCGATCCGATATCCGGTTTATACATATacttatttatataaaattatatatataataatttatttatttttaccATTTCTAATTTAAAAGTTTTATTCTCAATCAAAACTCATTGTATATACTTCAATCAGTCCAGTCTCAAAAGTCCGATTCAATCTATATTATATcctattttttttttactttttagaGCCGCATATCACCTTAATCTCAAATCACATAACAATTCCTTTTCGATACATAAATATGTTTTCGCTGTTAGAATAAAATACTCCAAAATTTAATGGTATGTTTAGAATTTATAATAACTTTTTTAATAAGTTatcttaaaaataaatatatattaatgaAGCGGATATTGGATTTGAAATCTGTACTCCGTACGAACCCAAATATGGGTCGGCCTTTAAAAGTTTCGGGATCAATCCGATCCGAATCCGAATTccaaatataaaataactatGAATGTAAATTTAAATCGATACAATCCAAACCCCATATTTTGACAGGTCTAATATCACGTACCAACCCATTTTTTTGAAAGCACGTACCAACCCATTTAAACACATGGACTCGCATCATTTGTGATAATCTACTCACATGGTAGACCTAGTTAGATGACCCGATTCCAAATTTGTGGACTAACGCAAAAAATTTCTGCTGGGGAATACGAATTCAAGTATACGTAAATGGGGGTGAGCGAGAATTAACGAGAATGATAAATCAAAATATTAATTGAATTAGTGATTGTTAATCAAATTAAAAGAATATCCGTAAAAACCTAATCGGAAAAGAGTAATTTTAGagatttcaaaaaaaaatctcAAAAAAATCTCAAAAAAATGAGTGATTAATTTGTGATTTATTGATTGCTCATCAGTGTAATAAATCCCAAATTTATTAATATAAGTTCAACTAATTAAAATATATCATatatattttgaaattattttgatagTTATTTTTTATCTTGATCGAAAAATTAATCAAATCAAGTGGACATGTCTAGAACCATGATGATCCAAGGTCTTTTATGTATATCTGTATTCTTACAAATCTCATGAGCTGTACGTAACTGTGTGCGTGTCATAGATGCTAGAATAAGGGGCGGCAGTGGAAAATCTAATCAGCCAGCCGATTTAGACAATTTTTATAATAAGATTGCTAGAATTCGATCAGAAACTGAACAAAAATCAAGCATCAATAATACTCCCTCCCATTCATTTCTATATACTTTCCTTTTTTCGATATTCTATTCAAATTCTATACATTTCAAACTTACAAAAACTagtaaaaatttaatattataaaaatcaACCACACCCTCTACTTTCTCCCACTGGCCACTACACTcactttattcattaaatattaatAGGTCCCACCATTTTaccaaattttatattttttctcaTTAAATTAcactttttctttctctttcatcTCACTACTTTATCAAaactaatattattttaataaatttctTGTGATTCGTGTCCAAACCATTTGTATAGAAATAAATGGGACGGAAAGAGTATTTGTTAGCTTGTCTCCATAATGACTCACCTTGGTCTACTCACCGGAGATCAAAAAAATTATACCTTAAAATTCATGTTAATTTAAACATACAAATTGAATTTAGGTTATTTTAATTACGAATACACGACTACATGTATATAACTCTAGTAAAACTTTAATCTAATTGTATGATATTGCTCATTTGAGATTTGTCAAAACATATATGGAAATAATGAAAAATAATATTGTAAGACCTTGTCTTACATAACTATCTTCCCAAATATATAATCAATAAGATTTATTGTATCAAAATTttaataaga
This genomic interval from Apium graveolens cultivar Ventura chromosome 8, ASM990537v1, whole genome shotgun sequence contains the following:
- the LOC141680813 gene encoding uncharacterized protein LOC141680813 produces the protein MDSVSCKKRVRDDSEATESTQSELKRFREDFLDELDDSDICTTSEDLDSFMKIFEKEISGSIPANESKSGESSPDLGYLLGASDDELGIPPSEEKLAETELYRVPSESVGLSELWRFDDSFGFEFNDDVFGYDSNSNGSEFVAVDSLFDYSDIGFGSSEILPAI